Proteins encoded together in one Candidatus Acidiferrales bacterium window:
- a CDS encoding (Fe-S)-binding protein gives MIEATKQLIISSGQDIFEKSGRLQDEFLLQKNLEGKEYMIKTTVFTIVFILAILFFARNVQRLISYLKVGKKEDRSGKVGTRLINVLSIAFGQKKLLREPVAGLMHFFIFWGFMILLTAILEGILQGFAEGLSLTFLGPLYSPLVFLQDCFGLLVIISVLFAFYRRNIANVKRLEFKTHSKLDANLILSLILLIMVSMFLQNSLHIALEKSAGVDTLNSGARFFSSALASLFVSSSPPSLSNLFQVFWWIHILIVLGFLNYLPYSKHLHIGSSFFNVYFATQKPRGALTPINLEDENITRFGAGDIEDLSWKQLLDGFTCTECGRCDSVCPANITGKPLSPRKIITDIRRRTMEKAPDIVAHKDADKKHLVDTYITEDELWACTTCQACMEECPVMIEHVGSIVDMRRYLVLNESRFPTELATAYKNLENNFTVWAFNWRDRAKWTEGHDIPIAADTDGNFDILYWVGCAGSYDARYQKVARAFSQLMKMAGIRFAILGNEEKCSGDPARRSGNEYLAQMLIRENISTFEKYHVKKIVTACPHCFNTLKNEYKNFGGNYEVIHHTQLIEELISSGKLSVQNEQQKKRVTYHDSCYIGRYNGIYDSPRKAIAAINGVEMVEMKRSKDKGFCCGAGGARMWMEEKAGKRVNIERTEEALSTNPDVIASACPFCMTMMTDGVKAKEAADVAVKDVAELILEATRKDPEPGNSENNN, from the coding sequence ATGATTGAGGCGACGAAGCAATTGATTATTAGCAGCGGCCAGGATATATTTGAAAAGTCAGGTCGACTACAAGACGAGTTTCTGCTTCAAAAAAATTTAGAAGGCAAAGAATACATGATAAAAACAACCGTTTTCACAATAGTTTTCATTTTGGCCATTTTGTTCTTTGCGAGGAATGTCCAACGACTGATTTCTTATCTGAAAGTCGGAAAAAAGGAAGATCGTTCAGGCAAGGTCGGGACACGACTCATAAATGTCCTGTCGATTGCATTCGGTCAGAAAAAACTTTTGAGAGAACCGGTCGCGGGATTGATGCACTTCTTCATATTCTGGGGATTCATGATTCTTCTCACCGCCATACTGGAAGGTATTCTGCAGGGCTTCGCAGAGGGTTTATCGCTGACGTTTCTTGGTCCGCTCTATTCTCCGCTTGTTTTTCTTCAGGATTGCTTTGGACTCCTGGTGATTATATCTGTACTCTTTGCTTTCTATCGTCGAAACATCGCGAACGTAAAACGCCTTGAGTTCAAAACTCATTCAAAGCTGGACGCGAATCTCATCCTAAGTCTGATCTTGCTCATCATGGTCTCGATGTTTCTGCAGAACAGTCTGCACATCGCGCTTGAAAAATCAGCAGGAGTCGACACTTTAAACTCCGGAGCGAGATTTTTCTCGTCCGCATTGGCATCTCTATTTGTCTCGTCATCGCCCCCGTCCCTTTCAAATCTCTTTCAGGTTTTCTGGTGGATACACATATTAATAGTACTCGGATTCCTGAATTATCTCCCATATTCGAAGCACCTCCATATCGGCTCATCGTTCTTCAACGTTTATTTTGCGACTCAAAAACCGCGAGGTGCTCTGACACCAATAAATCTGGAAGATGAGAACATTACGCGGTTCGGCGCCGGAGATATCGAAGACCTTTCATGGAAACAACTCCTTGATGGATTCACGTGCACCGAGTGCGGCAGATGCGACTCGGTTTGTCCGGCGAATATCACCGGCAAACCTCTTTCTCCGCGAAAAATAATTACCGATATTCGCCGACGCACGATGGAAAAGGCACCGGATATCGTGGCACACAAAGATGCCGACAAAAAACACCTCGTGGACACTTATATCACCGAGGACGAGCTGTGGGCATGCACGACCTGTCAGGCATGCATGGAAGAGTGCCCCGTTATGATTGAACATGTCGGCTCTATCGTTGATATGCGCCGGTATCTCGTCCTCAATGAGTCAAGATTTCCTACAGAGCTTGCCACCGCATATAAAAATCTGGAAAACAACTTCACCGTGTGGGCATTTAACTGGAGAGACCGGGCAAAATGGACCGAAGGACACGATATTCCGATCGCTGCCGATACGGACGGCAACTTCGACATTCTGTATTGGGTCGGTTGCGCAGGAAGTTACGATGCCCGGTATCAGAAAGTCGCGCGCGCTTTTTCCCAGTTGATGAAAATGGCTGGAATAAGATTCGCGATACTTGGAAACGAAGAAAAATGTTCGGGCGATCCTGCGAGACGAAGTGGAAACGAATATTTAGCTCAAATGCTCATCAGAGAAAACATCAGCACGTTTGAAAAATACCACGTAAAAAAAATCGTCACTGCCTGCCCGCACTGTTTCAACACGCTCAAGAACGAATACAAGAACTTCGGCGGGAATTATGAGGTCATTCATCACACGCAGTTGATTGAGGAGCTGATAAGCTCCGGAAAACTTTCGGTTCAAAACGAACAACAGAAAAAGCGAGTTACTTATCATGATTCGTGCTATATTGGCAGATATAATGGGATCTACGACTCGCCGCGGAAAGCCATTGCTGCGATAAACGGCGTTGAGATGGTTGAGATGAAACGTTCGAAGGACAAAGGTTTTTGCTGCGGAGCAGGCGGCGCCAGAATGTGGATGGAAGAGAAAGCGGGCAAACGCGTGAACATTGAGAGAACTGAAGAAGCTCTGTCAACCAATCCTGATGTGATTGCATCTGCCTGTCCGTTCTGTATGACGATGATGACCGACGGCGTTAAAGCTAAAGAAGCCGCGGACGTTGCCGTAAAGGATGTCGCCGAATTGATTCTCGAGGCGACACGGAAAGATCCAGAACCAGGAAATTCGGAAAACAATAATTAA
- a CDS encoding AAA family ATPase: MGKIITIANQKGGVGKTTTTVNVAACLAALEHKTLLIDIDPQSNATSALGFDKSQPHVSTYDVILGSSPADASIRDTTLSFLKLMPSDINLVGAEVELVEMEMRESLLKNAIIPIKDNFEYVLIDCPPSLGLLTVNALVAADSVLVPVQTEYFALEGLGQLLNTISMVKRNLNSGLELEGVLLTMFDSRLKLSNQVVDEVRRYFDQRVFRTVIGRNVRLSEAQSFGKPIILYDAASLGAKHYMELAKEFLDRNKAKVRQGIPDSSNEFGGRPGDISLEKDSANHDVSREGAKP, from the coding sequence ATGGGAAAAATAATCACGATTGCGAATCAGAAGGGCGGAGTTGGGAAGACTACCACAACCGTCAATGTCGCGGCCTGTCTTGCTGCCCTGGAGCACAAAACTCTTCTGATCGATATCGATCCGCAATCGAATGCAACAAGCGCGCTTGGGTTTGACAAAAGTCAGCCTCATGTGAGCACTTATGACGTTATCCTGGGATCATCCCCGGCAGATGCATCCATCCGGGATACCACGCTCTCCTTCCTAAAACTGATGCCGTCCGACATAAATCTTGTCGGAGCCGAGGTGGAATTGGTGGAGATGGAAATGAGAGAGTCTCTTCTAAAAAATGCGATCATACCGATTAAGGATAACTTCGAATATGTTTTGATTGACTGCCCGCCTTCGCTGGGTTTGTTGACGGTAAATGCTCTCGTGGCAGCTGACAGCGTTCTGGTCCCCGTTCAGACCGAGTACTTTGCCCTGGAAGGACTTGGACAGCTTCTTAACACGATCTCGATGGTGAAACGTAATTTAAATTCCGGTTTGGAGCTTGAGGGAGTTCTCCTGACGATGTTTGATTCGAGGCTGAAACTCTCTAATCAGGTGGTCGATGAGGTCAGACGATATTTTGATCAGCGAGTTTTCAGAACCGTGATCGGAAGGAATGTTCGTCTCAGCGAAGCACAGAGTTTTGGCAAGCCTATCATACTTTACGATGCGGCTTCTCTTGGAGCGAAACATTACATGGAATTAGCAAAGGAATTCTTGGATCGGAACAAGGCGAAAGTAAGACAGGGGATTCCGGATTCTTCAAACGAGTTTGGTGGGAGACCCGGAGATATTAGCTTGGAAAAGGATTCCGCAAACCACGATGTAAGTAGGGAAGGCGCAAAGCCATGA
- a CDS encoding ParB/RepB/Spo0J family partition protein → MKSNIRLGRGLDALIKKESIPFDKIPPELSDQLAVNPFAKISVNKVTANRFQPRRDFDQRTLEELKKSIRENGLIQPITVRQTKDGGFELVSGERRLRAMKELGIREIPAYVLQVDSDEKMLEMALTENLQREDLNPIEIALGYERLIDECNLTQEKVADKVGKDRATVANFLRLLKLPAPIQKGLVSGDITAGHARALLSIENSNEQFHLFNKIARDNLSVRQVEREVQRLTGAGKNKKLQSKGSSTNKRANASESVLSDLVDKLRKHLGTQVKINYGENHAGDIRVEFYSDEDLERLIEIILGDRKGK, encoded by the coding sequence ATGAAATCTAACATTCGTCTTGGTAGAGGATTAGATGCCTTGATCAAGAAAGAATCTATTCCCTTCGATAAGATCCCGCCTGAACTCTCTGATCAGTTAGCAGTCAACCCATTCGCGAAGATCTCAGTGAACAAGGTCACCGCAAACAGATTCCAGCCGAGAAGAGACTTCGATCAGAGGACTCTCGAAGAGTTGAAGAAATCTATAAGGGAGAATGGGCTTATTCAACCGATAACGGTGCGCCAGACTAAGGATGGCGGATTCGAGTTGGTGTCCGGGGAAAGACGTCTTCGCGCCATGAAAGAGCTTGGTATTCGAGAGATACCTGCATACGTTCTTCAAGTCGACTCCGACGAGAAGATGCTGGAAATGGCGTTGACCGAGAATCTTCAGCGAGAAGATTTAAATCCAATAGAAATCGCGCTTGGATATGAGAGGCTAATTGACGAATGTAACCTCACGCAGGAGAAAGTCGCAGACAAGGTCGGGAAAGATCGTGCCACGGTAGCTAATTTTCTGCGACTTCTTAAGCTGCCTGCTCCGATCCAGAAGGGTCTTGTCTCAGGTGATATTACAGCGGGTCACGCCAGAGCACTTCTTTCGATCGAAAACTCCAACGAGCAATTTCATCTTTTTAATAAAATTGCCCGCGATAATCTCAGCGTTCGTCAGGTGGAGAGAGAGGTACAACGGCTGACGGGAGCGGGCAAGAACAAGAAGCTTCAATCGAAGGGCAGCTCAACCAACAAGCGCGCGAACGCCAGCGAAAGCGTGTTGAGTGATCTTGTCGATAAACTCAGGAAGCATCTGGGAACTCAGGTGAAAATAAATTACGGTGAAAATCACGCCGGTGATATAAGAGTTGAGTTCTATAGCGATGAAGATTTGGAAAGGTTGATCGAAATAATATTGGGCGATAGAAAAGGCAAATGA
- a CDS encoding Rid family detoxifying hydrolase has translation MTKILFAKNAPRPIGPYSQGMEIDGFIFLSGQIGIQPETAEVADGLAQQTLQVMKNISEVLQSAGCSFSQVVKTTVYLKNMNDFTEFNKIYSEYFKDNPPVRTTVEVSSLPRNALIEIDIIAHK, from the coding sequence ATGACGAAGATTCTGTTTGCAAAAAATGCACCTCGACCGATCGGACCGTACTCTCAGGGAATGGAAATCGATGGATTCATTTTTCTTTCTGGGCAAATCGGCATACAGCCGGAAACGGCTGAAGTAGCCGACGGTCTGGCGCAGCAGACACTGCAGGTGATGAAGAATATTTCAGAGGTGCTTCAATCCGCCGGTTGTTCATTTTCTCAAGTAGTGAAGACAACAGTCTATTTGAAAAACATGAACGATTTCACCGAGTTCAACAAGATTTACTCCGAATATTTCAAAGATAATCCTCCTGTCCGCACGACTGTTGAGGTTTCATCGCTGCCTCGTAATGCATTAATTGAGATCGACATTATTGCACATAAGTAA
- a CDS encoding DUF5683 domain-containing protein: protein MTNGRTSIVEFQFRPGRLELATDLGVTNLRDPFFQKTRYSHPDTMVADTNARKSSVSPPVLSFDTTVVDTSTVIIKQRSALIAVLLSAAIPGGGQIYNRSYWKVPIIYGLQAFFVSQWLSNNKLYRSFRAQFEDSLKTPGSSSQYLAELQGGRDFYHDQRDSYAWYTAGIYVLSVLDAYIDAELSGFDVSPSLGFAPDGSPVAAVSVRVKF, encoded by the coding sequence GTGACGAATGGGCGAACTTCGATCGTTGAATTTCAGTTTCGACCCGGCCGATTGGAATTGGCCACCGATCTCGGAGTCACAAACCTTCGAGACCCTTTTTTTCAAAAGACCCGATATTCACATCCTGACACCATGGTTGCGGATACCAATGCTCGCAAATCATCTGTCTCACCACCGGTCCTTTCATTCGATACCACCGTCGTCGATACCAGCACCGTCATAATTAAACAGAGATCAGCACTTATTGCTGTACTCCTGTCGGCAGCGATACCGGGCGGCGGACAGATATACAACAGAAGTTACTGGAAGGTGCCGATCATTTACGGATTACAGGCATTCTTTGTCTCGCAATGGTTATCGAACAACAAGCTTTACCGATCCTTCAGGGCACAGTTTGAAGACTCTCTCAAGACCCCCGGGTCCTCTTCACAGTATTTGGCCGAGCTGCAGGGAGGGAGAGATTTCTATCATGATCAGCGCGATTCTTACGCGTGGTACACCGCAGGAATTTATGTTTTGTCGGTGCTTGACGCGTACATAGATGCGGAACTGTCCGGCTTCGACGTCTCACCGAGTCTCGGTTTTGCTCCAGATGGATCACCTGTCGCGGCGGTCTCGGTGAGAGTGAAATTCTAA
- a CDS encoding sodium:solute symporter family protein, which yields MIVRLSLADWAVIVLYFSAVVFVGFRAARKARTHIDEYLVAGRSLTLPVFVATLVSTWYGGILGVGEFSYRYGISNWFIFGVPYYFFAILFAIFLAPRVHGARLHTIPDKLRETYGNATATMGSFLTLFIVTPAPYVLMVGIIVEMISGWSLLVSVLFTTVASIAYLYSGGLHSDVRTNSLEFVLMYIGFGVILPYCYLHYGGLSFIKSHVPGGHLTLTGGNSWQYIIAWFFIASWTLIDPAFHQRCYAAKSGSVARYGILVSVIFWLFFDFMTSTTGLYARAIVPTLEQPAMSYPALAEIVLPSFIKGLFYVGLLATIMSSLESLTFISAVTIGKDILFRLFGKHDEISGASKRILANSQIGIFVTAIISIAISLLVPSVIQIWYDLGTVFIPGLLIPLVSSYFPRFHVHRKYIFLSMTFGWLTSLLWLVSGFIMNTPMNPKYLLNIQPMYPGLILSAIFYLSGFFEKEIKSVEELKSSGDYQS from the coding sequence ATGATTGTAAGATTATCTTTGGCCGATTGGGCAGTCATTGTATTGTATTTCTCTGCCGTGGTCTTTGTCGGGTTTCGCGCAGCTAGAAAGGCGCGGACTCACATCGATGAATATCTAGTTGCGGGAAGAAGTCTCACGCTGCCGGTTTTCGTCGCGACTCTCGTGTCAACATGGTACGGGGGCATACTTGGTGTCGGGGAATTCTCATATCGATATGGCATTTCAAACTGGTTTATTTTCGGTGTGCCGTACTATTTCTTTGCGATCCTCTTTGCAATCTTCCTTGCACCGCGAGTTCACGGAGCAAGATTACACACGATCCCCGACAAACTTCGCGAGACCTATGGCAACGCGACTGCCACGATGGGTTCCTTCCTCACTCTTTTCATAGTGACCCCCGCTCCTTATGTTCTGATGGTCGGAATCATTGTCGAGATGATCTCCGGCTGGTCCTTGCTCGTCTCGGTGCTCTTCACTACAGTCGCTTCGATCGCTTATCTTTATTCCGGCGGGCTTCACTCGGACGTCAGGACTAATAGTCTAGAGTTTGTCTTGATGTACATCGGTTTCGGTGTGATACTTCCTTACTGTTACCTCCATTACGGCGGATTGTCGTTCATCAAGTCGCACGTTCCGGGAGGACATTTGACGCTCACGGGTGGAAACTCCTGGCAGTACATAATCGCCTGGTTCTTCATAGCAAGCTGGACACTGATAGATCCTGCGTTTCACCAGAGATGTTATGCGGCAAAAAGCGGATCGGTGGCTCGTTACGGAATCCTGGTCTCGGTAATATTCTGGCTGTTCTTTGATTTTATGACTTCAACGACCGGACTATATGCAAGGGCGATCGTCCCAACCCTGGAGCAACCCGCCATGTCATATCCCGCACTCGCTGAAATCGTCCTGCCGAGTTTTATCAAGGGATTATTTTATGTAGGATTACTTGCAACCATCATGTCAAGTTTGGAGAGCCTAACTTTTATCTCCGCCGTCACTATCGGGAAGGATATTTTGTTCAGACTCTTTGGAAAACATGATGAGATTAGCGGAGCAAGCAAGAGAATATTGGCCAACTCACAGATAGGAATCTTCGTCACCGCAATTATCTCGATCGCGATCTCACTCCTCGTTCCTTCGGTTATACAAATCTGGTACGATCTCGGTACGGTATTTATCCCGGGACTGTTGATTCCGCTCGTATCGAGTTATTTTCCAAGGTTTCACGTGCACCGAAAATATATATTCCTGTCAATGACCTTCGGCTGGTTGACTTCCCTTCTCTGGCTCGTGTCGGGATTCATCATGAATACACCAATGAATCCGAAATACTTACTTAACATTCAACCGATGTACCCTGGTCTTATTCTTTCCGCGATATTCTATTTGTCGGGTTTCTTTGAAAAGGAAATCAAATCTGTCGAGGAGTTAAAATCTTCGGGGGATTATCAGAGTTAG
- a CDS encoding thiamine diphosphokinase, with amino-acid sequence MFCNGDPPSRDRVRNLIPRPTFIACADGGANKSASLGYKPNLVVGDLDSFTNTGREFEDAEIVRIDSQDNTDFEKTLNLLLGRDFREFLVFSFSGGRIDQTLANLQIAYEYSKKCRIVLADNQYLVFPASKDLSLDIFGDVEVSIIPMEDGTTVSTKGLAYGLHGAVLKKGGQGISNRATGDKIEITVHKGGVLVFVKDA; translated from the coding sequence ATGTTTTGCAATGGAGATCCTCCGTCGCGCGACCGGGTTCGAAATCTGATTCCGCGTCCGACATTCATCGCCTGCGCCGACGGCGGTGCTAACAAATCTGCATCACTCGGATATAAACCTAATCTAGTTGTCGGTGACCTCGACTCCTTCACAAACACCGGAAGAGAATTCGAAGACGCGGAGATCGTCAGGATCGATTCCCAAGACAATACAGATTTTGAAAAGACATTGAATCTCCTTCTTGGTCGAGACTTCCGTGAATTCCTGGTCTTCTCCTTCTCAGGTGGAAGAATCGATCAAACGCTGGCAAACCTGCAAATAGCATACGAGTACTCAAAAAAATGCCGAATAGTCCTTGCAGATAATCAATATCTGGTCTTCCCTGCTTCTAAGGATCTTTCACTGGACATATTCGGGGATGTCGAGGTCTCTATCATTCCGATGGAAGATGGTACAACCGTGAGTACGAAGGGCCTGGCTTATGGGCTTCACGGGGCTGTCCTGAAAAAAGGAGGACAAGGAATAAGCAATCGTGCGACTGGCGACAAAATAGAAATAACTGTTCACAAAGGCGGCGTGCTGGTGTTTGTAAAGGACGCATGA